One genomic region from Podarcis raffonei isolate rPodRaf1 chromosome 16, rPodRaf1.pri, whole genome shotgun sequence encodes:
- the LOC128404360 gene encoding L-serine dehydratase/L-threonine deaminase-like, producing the protein MASSKPFHVVTPLRVSPHLSKLAGTKVYLKLENSQPTGSFKIRGIGNFCKAMAEKGSKEFVSASAGNAGLATAYCAKLLEIPATIYVPRSTPAFTVERMKDEGATVCFGQTLDECKNIAQEMVKRNSDWTFVPPFGDPLISEGHKTMVTEMKEQMESKPGVIVLSVGGGGMLCGVIQGLREVGWDDVPIIAMETWGAHSFHAALKQGELVTLPKITSIATTLGAATVAEEALKLAQEHCVISQVVTDPEAVAGIPKFLDAEKILVEPACGATLAVIYSGLIKTLQKECKLPRDLESMVIIVCGGNNITLEELDRLKDDLCMNHRMKEYVECKVALAKWNHASNSGTFTASLQKSLGACGH; encoded by the exons ATGGCCTCCTCCAAGCCCTTCCATGTGGTCACTCCGCTGCGGGTCAGCCCCCACCTCTCCAAATTGGCTGGTACCAAGGTCTACCTGAAGCTCGAAAACTCCCAACCCACCGGCTCCTTTAAGATACGAGGCATAGGGAACTTCTGCAAAGCG ATGGCCGAAAAAGGCAGCAAGGAGTTTGTCTCCGCCTCAG CTGGGAATGCCGGCCTCGCAACTGCCTACTGCGCCAAACTGTTGGAGATCCCAGCTACCATCTACGTGCCCCGATCCACGCCAGCTTTCACTGTGGAGCGCATGAAAGACGAGGGAGCCACGGTGTGCTTTGggcag ACGCTGGACGAATGCAAGAACATAGCCCAggagatggtaaagagaaactcTGATTGGACCTTTGTGCCTCCCTTCGGTGACCCTCTCATCAG TGAAGGGCACAAGACCATGGTCACAGAGATGAAGGAGCAGATGGAGTCCAAACCTGGAGTGATAGTTCTCTCTGTCGGAGGGGGCGGCATGCTCTGTGGGGTGATCCAGGGCCTCCGTGAGGTGGGCTGGGATGACGTACCCATCATCGCCATGGAGACCTGGGGAGCTCACAGCTTCCATGCTGCCTTGAAACAAGGGGAGCTGGTGACACTGCCCAAAATTACCAG CATTGCGACCACGCTTGGGGCAGCTACTGTGGCAGAAGAAGCTTTGAAGCTGGCTCAAGAACACTGCGTCATATCACAGGTCGTCACCGACCCGGAGGCAGTGGCAGGCATTCCGAAGTTTTTGG ACGCAGAGAAGATCCTGGTGGAGCCAGCGTGCGGGGCAACCTTGGCAGTCATCTACAGCGGGCTGATCAAAACGCTGCAAAAGGAGTGCAAACTCCCCCGTGATCTGGAGTCCATGGTCATCATTGTGTGCGGTGGCAACAACATCACCCTGGAGGAACTGGATCGCCTCAAGGATGACCTGTGCATGAACCATAGAATGAAGGAATATGTGGAGTGCAAGGTTGCCCTGGCAAAATGGAACCATGCAAGCAATTCGGGGACATTCACAGCTTCACTCCAAAAATCCTTGGGGGCGTGTGGTCATTAA
- the LOC128404361 gene encoding L-serine dehydratase/L-threonine deaminase-like gives MASSKPFHVVTPLRVSLHLSKLAGTKVYLKLENTQPTCSFKIRGIGNFCKSWAEKRCQQFVCASAGNAGLAAAYSAKQLGIPAIIFVPQSTPAITMERMEDEGATVCMQQTLEECQNIAKEMAKGRSNLTYVPPFDDPLIWEGHKTMVTEMKEQMESTPGAIILSVGGGGMLCGVIQGLREVGWDKVPIIAMETRGAHSLNASLEEKKLVTLPEITSIATTLGAATVAEEALKLAQEHPVISQVVNDSDAVAAVGKFLDEERMLVEPACGASLAAVYCELTKMLQKDGKLPNELESIVIIVCGGNNITMEELDCLKEQLSSDNGDLVECELAMATWNNPCNIFAASLQKSMGACAH, from the exons ATGGCCTCCTCCAAGCCCTTCCATGTGGTCACTCCGCTGCGGGTCAGCCTCCACCTCTCCAAATTGGCTGGTACCAAGGTCTACCTGAAGCTCGAAAATACCCAACCCACTTGCTCCTTTAAGATACGAGGCATAGGGAACTTCTGCAAATCG TGGGCCGAAAAACGCTGCCAGCAGTTTGTCTGTGCCTCAG CGGGAAATGCCGGTCTTGCCGCTGCCTACTCTGCAAAACAGCTGGGTATCCCGGCTATCATCTTTGTGCCCCAATCCACACCAGCTATAACTATGGAGCGCATGGAAGATGAGGGAGCCACAGTATGCATGCAACAG ACACTGGAGGAATGCCAAAACATAGCCAAGGAAATGGCAAAGGGACGCTCTAACTTGACCTACGTGCCTCCGTTCGATGACCCTCTCATCTG GGAAGGGCACAAGACCATGGTCACAGAGATGAAGGAGCAGATGGAGTCCACACCTGGAGCAATAATTCTCTCTGTTGGAGGGGGCGGCATGCTCTGTGGGGTGATCCAGGGCCTCCGCGAGGTGGGCTGGGACAAGGTACCCATCATCGCCATGGAGACCCGCGGAGCCCACAGTCTGAATGcttccttggaagaaaagaagCTGGTGACACTGCCCGAAATTACCAG CATTGCGACCACGCTTGGGGCAGCTACTGTGGCAGAAGAAGCTTTGAAGCTGGCGCAAGAGCACCCCGTCATATCACAGGTTGTCAATGACTCTGACGCAGTGGCAGCTGTCGGGAAGTTTCTGG ACGAGGAGAGGATGCTGGTGGAGCCGGCGTGCGGGGCGTCCTTGGCAGCCGTCTACTGCGAGCTGACCAAAATGCTGCAAAAGGATGGTAAACTCCCCAACGAGCTGGAATCCATAGTCATCATTGTGTGCGGCGGCAACAACATCACCATGGAGGAACTGGATTGCTTGAAGGAGCAGCTGTCCTCGGATAACGGTGATCTCGTGGAGTGCGAGCTTGCCATGGCAACATGGAACAATCCATGCAACATTTTCGCGGCTTCGCTCCAAAAATCCATGGGGGCTTGTGCTCATTAA